TAGGAAACACACCCTGTATGTACACCACAAATAATAATTCTCCATGACATCGCCACTCAGCTAAGACTGCATCCGGTGGACTAATGACATCGACGGCCAGCAAGGGATGCAGACCCGAGGAGACACTTAATGATGATGGACACAAAACCCATTACAGCTATACAATGACTGGTTCCAAAACCCGGGGAATGGCATGATAGGCTAGGATctcaccagacctgggttcatagGATGTTACTATTTGACATCTTTCAAATACTTGTAGCGTTTGCTCGAGCTTGCCTGGAAGGCCAGGTGGGTGGGGCTTGCACTGATGGAACTTTTCTATTGGTTCTATTAAGCCAGGCAAGCTTAATCAAGCCCatataaagtatttgaaattatttggaataatatttgaacccaggtctataCAATACAGTATCACCATCACATGGCAGCCCACTGTGGCTATGGGGTGACGGACAAGCCAGGAAACTGCATCAGCTGACCAGTTGAGTGTGAGCAGTCAGTGGCTGTGTCCccaatggccccctattccctttatagtgcactgctttcgaccagagccctatgggtcctggtcaaaagtagtgcattatagggaatagagtgccatttgggacgtagtcaTTGAAGCCAGCCAAGGTTGAACCCTCAGAGGAACTCTGTTGACAGGCTTTTTTtattcctccctcctcactcGTGTGGCTGGAGAGCAAGGGTTTGCAGAGCCATATATAAAGTagcagtcaaacgtttggacacaccgactcattccagggtttttctttatttgtactatttccaCATTgtgaaataatagtgaagacatcaaaactatgaaataacacatatggaatcatctagtaaccaaaaaagtgttacatttaaaaatacattttatattggagattcttcaaagtagccaccctttgcctcgatgacagcttttcacactcttggcattctctcaaccagcttcatgaggtagtcacctggaatggatttcaattaacaggtgtgccttgttaaaaattcaTTATCTTTCCTtcataatgcgtttgagccaatcagttgtgttgtgacatggtagggttgGGTATACAGAATAtgaagaccaagtccattttatggcaagaacagcacaaattagcaaagagaaacaacagtacatcattactttaagacctgaaggtcagtcaatctggaaaatgtcaagaacttggAACATTTCTCAAGTGCAgttacaaaaaccatcaagcgctatgatgaaactggctctcatgaggaccgccacaggaaaggaagacccagagttctctgcttcagaggataagttaattagagtgaccagcttcagaaattgcagcccaaataaatgcttcacagagttcaagtaacagacacatctcaacatcaaatgttcagaggagactgcgtgaatcaggccttcatggtcaaattgctgcaaagaaaccactactaatttactttaattttacctttatttaagcaggcaagtcaattaagaacaaattcttattttcaatgacagcctaggaacagtgggtgcctgttctggggcagaacaacagatttgtaccttgtcagctcgggggtttgaacttgcaaccttccggttactagtccaacgctctaaccactaggctaccctgccaccccagggtagccacaataataagaagagacttgcttgggccaagaaacataagcaatggacattagaccggtggaaatctgtcctttggtctgacgagtctaaatttgaaaatgtttggttccaaccgagtGTTCCTTTGAGACTCAgaataggtgaatggatgatctccgcatgtgtggttctgaCCGTGAAgcgtggaggaagaggtgtgatgatgctttttggtgacactgtctgtgatttattttgaattcaaggcacacttaaccagcatggctaccacaacattctgcagcgatacgccatcccatctggtttgcgcttagaggGGATatcctttgtttttcaacaggacaatgacacaacacacctccaggctgtgtaagggctatttgaccaagaaggagggtgatggattgctgcatcagatgacctggcctccacaatattcaacctcaacccaattgaaatggtttgggatgagttggaccgcagagtgaaggaaaagcagccaacaagtgctcagcatatgtgggaactccttcaagactgttggaaaagcattccaggtgaagctggttgacagaatgccaagagtgtgaaaagctgtcatcaaggcagagggtggctactttgaagaatcacaaatataaaatatattttgatttgtttaacacttttttggttactacatgattccatagttttgCAAACTTTGGACTTTTACTGTATACtagacaaaaatataaacgcaacatgtaaagtgttggtcccatgtttcatgagctgaaataaattattcccGAAATGTTCAATACACccaaaaagtgtatttctctcaaatgttgtgcacaaatctgTTAAACATCCCTGTTAATTAGCATTTTTACTTTGCCAATATaagcctgacaggtgtggcatatcaagaagctgattaaacagctgtatcattacacaggtgccccttgtgctggggccaataaaaggccactctaaaatgtgcggttttctcacacaacacaatgccatagatgtcccatgttttgagggagtgtgcaattggcatgttgactggaGTAATGTCCACAATAGCTattgccagataattttatgttaatttctctatcataagccacctccaatgttatttagagaatttggcagtacgtccaactggcctcacaaccacagtccatgtgtaaccacgccagtccaggacctacacatctggcttcttcacctaccagccacccggacagctgaggaAACTGAGTTGTATTTTTGTCTGTAATCTAGCCCTTTTGAGAGGAAAAACTCATTtttattggctgggcctggctccccagtggatgggcctggctcccaagtggttgGGCCTATGACCTCCCAGGTCCACCCATGGCTGCTcccctacccagtcatgtgatatcaatagattagggcctaatgaatttatttcagttgactgatttccttatatgaaatgtaaagtcagtaaaatcgttgacattattgaatgttgcatttatattttggctcagtatacatattatatatatatatatatatatatatatatatatatatatatatatatatatatatatatatatatatatatatatatagtttcccTACTCTTTATTCTAATATTGTTGTGATAATACTATAATGTTGTTCTTGTGTAATAAAGGGTTATTACATGATTATGATATGTAGTATACAGGATGTAGAATGCTAGAAAACACAAGCTGAGCTCAGGAGGGAAACTAACAGAAGCAAGTCAGAAAATAATCCTACAATGGCCCTCTGTAAATTTCAACTATGAAGTAGGCCTACTGTAAGCTTGCCTGAGCTATTCATATATGTAGGCAACTATGACCGGAAATGAGGAAGTGGTTACCCTTAACAAATACATTCTATTGATATTGAGGAAAATGTCCATCTTAGATTGCCCATTGCGAAACTGAACGTACCTTAAGAAGATATCAGAGCTTGATTGGTCTCTCATGGACAGCAGTAACATAATATGCAAGATTTGGTCCTGAGTTGCTGACATTATAGTTTGATAAACCATGGAAAGGCTATTTACATTGGACCTATAGACATTAAAAGTCAATATGTCTAAAGAACTCTAGGTATTATATGGTGGATAATGAATAGCTTCAGAGTTCCCTGCAGGTCTCACGTTCATCAAATACAATTAAATTCCATTTACAGATATGTTGGCTTAAACTACAGtttactgtaaataagaatggGTTACCAAGGCATCATATGGGTAAAACAGAAACGTAAAATATGCAGTGGTGATGATTATGATCACCAATCATCATATGCCAAAAGGCCTAAGAAGCTATTTAAATCTGCATTATTAGGCCTATAGGCATTTTTAATAATAAGGTCAACATAAACAAAATGCAAATATAGGGATGATAGTAGGCCTATTGCCAAGATTATGTCATTTCACGGGTTCCTTTTGGGAATTACTGAACTCTAGCGCATCAGCCTCTATAAGAGCATCCCCGTACAAACACTAATATAATAACTAGTAGCTACGTGTAAATTATGTCGTCGAATAACCTAGTGATTCTTCAAGCTATGGAAAAATATACTGGATGTCTGAATgtgatttaaatgtttaaaaGGGCGATTATTAAAGGTGCAGTATTCACCGCACCTTGTCGAGTAGGTAGCTAATAATGACAACATCCTTTTACGTGAGTCAAAAGGAGGACTAGGCCACTGCAGTGGCAGCTTTAGGGCTCGAATGTCTAAACATCACCCACTTCCGTCTCTGTGTAGCTGCTCAAACGCTCTCTGTGACGAACCGTTTAGCTTTACACTACTTTATGCGTCTCAGATCTTGAAGGAACCGCTCGACCGACGTGGCCATTTACTGCTTTAAGTCCCTATTTACCTTGTTTCCGCAATATTAATTTGTGCGTGCGATGTACTTAAAGGAAGATTCATATTGAGATATGTGATAATTTATCCTAAATATCTGCCTTCATAAATGTGTAGTGTCCTAATTTAGATGTGCCTTCTGCATTCTATAGGCTATTTCAATTAGAATGATGCATCTATTAGCCTTACCAGTAGGAAAATCACGCAGGTTGCGTTTATAGCACCATCATCAGCATCAGATGAGGAGGATAAGTAGTCAGGATATTTCCTTCGTGAATCATTACTGCGCTCAGTCTCACCTTTGACAAATTTCGCACGCTGTCTGTCCGCTGTCGTTCGTTATTGCTGTCCTAGCAATGCCAAACGATCGAGATTATCTATCCATCGTTACATTTCCAGTGCGTTTCCTGTTCTATAGCCTACGACTCAGAATTGCGGTGGACGGTGGTGTCTCATAAAAATGTACGAGCGCCGCGCTCTCTCTCGTCAGCATCATCAACGACCGAACAGCAGAGGACAGCAAAGCGCAGGCAAGCAAGATGAGGCTGCGCGTTCATCACAAACGGCCCTACGCGCTTGCGCGCATGCTGGCTAACGTAGCGGCAGGCGCCACTTGGAGGCGCGCACAGTAAAAACCACTAACGAGTCACGACCCACGTTTGTTGATATTTTACGTGCACGGTATTTATATGATATGCGACGGTCAGCAGGTTTCCCGTAATATTCCAAGCAATAGACTAGCATTTTTTTTCTCATGCATAATATGGAAACGACATGCATCTGATTTGACTGGTGATTGTATCTCTTAGTGGAGTGTAAAAGCCTTAGTAATATGATGTGTAGTAATGTGAAGTAATGTGATACTGATAGTAGGCCTATAGTGTAAATTGTACTAGTATTAGAGTAGAGTAGTCACTCACATACATACATTCCTTACTGCCAGAAGAGGATGGCCCACCCATTCACCCCTTTAAGCggagttcctctctaggtttcttcttagggtCCCTTCTTTCAAGtgagtttttcctggccactgtgcttctgctttaggctgggtatctgtaaatcaCTTTGCAACCACTGTTGATTTAAAatggctttataaaatacatttaattgacATACAAATGTCACACCcaatcaaaatgtttttttgcattgttatTTATTCATAATATATAGTTTGATAAAATACACTTTGTTTACAAGTGCTGATTACTATATTACATTCACCTGCATTTTAAAATGGAGACTTTCCAATCTAAAAACAGCAAAAATGACAGACTGATGGGAACACACCCTTCacaagacaaacagacagacattttcaaaccATTATTGGATGACACTTAAGAAACGTTTCCTCCTAACCAAGTCTATCCTCACCCTTTACTTTTTGTCCTTCGGTTTAAAAATGGGATCTAATCAATATATCCCTCTGAATTTAAGCTATCGATTTGTTTAAAAAAGTCAATCATGGTTTGAGAGAAAAGGACAAAGTGGAGTATGCTACTGAATCAATAATTCAACGCTCTCTTAAACTTTACGAGATGTCAGCTGCCTTTTTACAAAATGTGGGTAAAAACAACTTTCTCTTTGCAATCCACATATACACAAGTCAGTTAATAGAACAACATCaaaattaataaaaatatatataattaataCTCAATACTAGATGTTGGGGAAACCAAATTAGactaaaacatgtatttatttaaaataaaataaataacatttgataGGTGATCAAATGAATTAACAAAGTTTGCAATGATAGGGGTCAAATCATAAATATTGGGTCTCATCTTTACAAGATATGCACCCTCCATATATGAACCATTTGGCTGCTTCCAAATGGCCCTCTAATtccatatatataatataatataatgcactacttttgaccagagcccatttgggatgcacactttGTGAACTTTTTGAGACGATAAAGAATCCTGTGACTGTAAATAAGGACGTCAATTAacttttaaacacacacacacacacacacacacacacacacacacacacacacacacacacacacacacacacacacacacacacacacagatccaatCCACAGACCACTTACAAAATGGTGCCATGAAGTTGTATTCAGTTTCCCCCAAATAAGCACATAATGCTGAAAATGTGTAAGACAAAACAATGCCCCCATATCTTATTAACCAAAGTCGTTACAAGAGCATACAGTTCAGATGGTTACAATATTCCAGGTAGGACTTCAGTGGAAAAGGACATGTAGATTTCCATAAAAATACATGGGTCATATAGAATCAGAAAACTTGGGTATGTTTTTTTTGGCTACAAAAGTTATGTTGTGGTCTGTCCACGCTTTCACACAAAAACATAAGAAAAAGGGACAGCCAATATACACTCACCGGCCAGTCAATTAGGTATACCACCCCATTCAcgaaaatggatcgctcctacagacagtgagtcacgtggccgtggtttgctatataaagcaggtagacaggcattcagttactgttcgattgaatgttagaatgggcaaaactagTGACCTAAGAAACTTTTGAGTGTGGTATGATCGTCGTGCCAGGCACACCTGATCCAGTATCTGAGAAACGGAcaccctcctgggcttttcacgcatgaGAGTGtttagggtttaccgagaatgttgtcctgtgggtgaaaacagctcattgatgagagaggtcgaaggagaatagCAAGAACCGTGccagctaacaggcgggccacaaacataTAAATAAAAGGTGCAGAACAACAGGGGTATGCAGAACAGAATTTCGGAACACACAACTCACTGCTATTGCAGTaaacgaccacaccgggttccattcctatcagctaaaaacaagaagtggctctagtgggcacgcgatcaccaacactggataaTTGAGGAGTGCAAAAACATAGCCTGGTCTGACAAATcctggttcctgttgcgtcatgctgatggcagagtcaggatttgccGTAAGCAACATGAGTCCGTggtcccatcctgcctggtgtcaacggtacaggctgttGACGGTGGGGTACCGcagtccaatctgcagcaactgcgtgACGCCATcacgtcagcatggaccaacatccctgtgaaACGTTTCcgacttgtagaatccatgccctgaacaattcaggctgttctggaggcaaagggtaggtctgacccggtactagatgggtgtacctaaaaAAAACTGGCCGGTGTAATGTGTATCATTCTAGTAAATACCCTGttgtttttaaaaatgatttgtaaatagatttttttatatTAAAATATATTACTTTGTTTAACTAGTCAGACATTTAAAAACGAGATCTGATCATTTCGTTTTCATAAGGTGACTTTGGCATCTTACCATGGAAATTATTTCTATAAAATATACCGTTACACAGCAACTATCTTCAGTTTTAGATTGATACATTTTGCTTTTATAATTCACCATGTATACCCATATGATGTTCCTTTGTTTTATATGTAGCTAGTAAATTGTATCTCTACCGCCCATCAACCTGAATACTGTACCTGGAGCCTATACAACTTTGAATGGTTTCATGATAGCACAGCATTTAGCGttaaaatacacatttttgtGTAGTTTCTTTTAGAGATATAAACTCTTTTGCAATAAAAAACAATATATTTTGGATATGCTTAAGCAAGGAACATGAAGCTAAATTAATTTCTAAATCTAGCTCAACGAAAGCCAATATTTACAAAGCAAAAGAATAATACAAGAACTGAAATCTTCAtttttctcctttctttctctgagTGTTTTAAATGTACATCACTGCTAATAGTTACTCTGttatacacaaacaaacatataTGAAAACAAATGCGTCATGAGACAGAATATCTACAAGTCGAGGTTTTAGGAGTTCATGGAGTCGGTAAACTTCACACGATGATCTGAAATGGCCTCAAGTttgtagcctggttccagatctgtttgtggtgTATTgctaactcctatggtcattgccataaaacaacacaaacagatctggaatcaGACTATACTCAGCTTGCTCCTTGAAGGGCACTATTTATCCATTTATTTACGAAGTGCTTTTACTTTTCATCACCATGTTAGAGTACAAACGCTGTACACAACATGTACTATACAGTCTCACTGTCAGTCGCCCCATTAGTAGAAATAATGTTTTATAATCTAAATAATTTGAAATATCTATTTTCTTTTGACACATCTGTAACTTTGTTTttagtactgtatatatgtatatataaatgatTGATTGCGACCTTTAAAATCTATATAAATCAGTATTTGTACTCCCCCACCTACACACAAAccccaaggggtagatgaatatGAATGTAACTCCCTTCTTCACCTTTTAAAACATCATAACTTAAACTCCTGAATGAAGAGTGGCAGTCTTTAACATAACATTGTTATTACGTTCTACAAAAATAGCAACATTCATTTTTTTCCTTACTTTTTTTAAATCTAAACTATCTTTACAAAAATATAGCACAATAACATGTCCAAGTGCAAAATATTGCCAAGATTCAACTTTTGTCTCAAGTCTAAAAGGttaagatttgatttgaactgatcGGTGAATTGTACAAAACAAACTCTTTTTCAGATGGAATAGATGAAAGTGGAGGTTGCAGAGaagaggacagctcataataatggccgaaacagagcaaatggatgtatttgataccattccacttagtTTCGCTATGCATGTCCACCAACCTCTTGTGTCGTCCAGTATAAATGATTTGCCACCCCACTGAAAACCATGTGCTGGGTTGAGTATGGCCACTGTGCATTTTACCCTGGTAACCAGGGTTAGGGTCAATTCCacttcaattcagtcaattcaggaaataCACTGACAGTCCAATTTGTCTTTCTTTTCAAATTAGATTCGGAATTGAAATAGAAACATTTGAATCAGTTTACTTCCAGAATTTAAATGGAACTGACCTTGCTCGTAACCGCTACTTGTTGATGATGGTAGATGACTTGATGCTGATTTGTTCCTTGGTATAATAATAAAGAATTGAAACAGATCATGTCTACATTTatgtagtgctgagcgattagtgatTTTTGAAGTCGGTTTGGTTTTGGTTCATttatgtacattttttattttttatttttttaaattttgatgatatttttaaacattaaatgcactatacattatgtgggttgaatgctgtaacacagaataaaaccaTTAATAAAAGTCACATGATGGTAATGACTGGCCATTGTTGcgtatcacttattaaccatcatttattcacgttactttaataaaatatttgttttatttgatgataTTTTAATATATCTTTTTACTTCATTCCGAGTCATTATCTcatatagagctgctgcctatgctgtacAACAAAAATCACtatttagtagttcttcaaagtaaataaggcatacttttatgactgctgaataccaactatcaaacacttagatcatgtattttcatgCTCGTGAAGCGACTGCCTTCGATCTCTCTCGATCgcgcactctctctcctccccgtgTCTTGCTCCACACAGACCATACGTAGTTATTAGCACGTTTTCagcgctaaactatgtagaacaTTGTCCTGTTaggaactacaactccctactacatcacacagtttcaGGCTTGATCTGATGTAACTCTACAGAAACTGCATAGAGCTAACAGAAAtgcaattcaaataattgaaccgacgAAAAATAATAGTTATTCGCTCAGCACTACATTATTAGTAGTTTTATCGTACCACTAGACACGAGACACAGAGGTTCGAAGGGCCAATGCAATCGTCATGGCAGAAGGCCCCACACCCTTTACACATGATCATAGCCTTGAGTCGGCAGTAGCATTTAGACTGAACATCCTCTATACCAGATCCCTCCATAAACCCCTGCTCTGGAGACCCCTCCCCCTGGCTGCTGTGGTCCAACGGGTGACCGGCAGGTATGGTGGTGACGGTCACTGAGAAAGACATGACACTGCCGGTGCCACTGCCGCTGTCCCCACCACTACCTGACACAGAGGGGGAGGAGCTAGAAGCGGTGCCTGAAGCTGCAGCATTGTGATTCAGAGCGTGAGGTACAGACATGCTGATGGTCCCACCGTAGCAGGAACCCAAAATGGATTCCTGATTATCGATTGGAGGTCTCTGAGTTTGAAAGGCAGACGGACGCTGGTGAGTACTGGGGTGAGTGGGGTCCATGGTCCCCACGTGGGGAGATACAGATAAACGATATTGCTCGGAATGACCACCCTGTTTAGTATTGCAGAGTTCCGGGTGCCTCCTGTGCTGTGATTGTGATTGGGTGAAAGGTTTGGTTTCTTTGGCTCTTGCAGAAGTGCCACTGTCTCGATCTGTACCGGCTGAGCTGTTGTCCTCCTGCTCTGGTATACAGCCCCCCACTGATGGAGACATTATTCTGGAGCAGTGTTGAAAGCCCAGAGCTTCATCCATTTTTGTGACTGAGAAGCCCTGCTCTTCCATCTTGACTCCAGCAGGGTTAGAATGAGAATGAGACTTATTCTCCACTGACTCCTCCACTTCGTTAGCCAGCCTCTCCCCCCCGATGTGCTCTCTCTTCAGATTGGCCAGTGGGGTCAGTGAGGTGTTAACGGTGGTCAATGGGTGGAAGCGTTTACTGCTCTCTGAGCCTCGTCCGTACGTGGAGACATTGAGGAGGTAGTGCCCTGACATGGCAGGCCTGGACATCCTCTTCCGTCCAGGGAACCCCGCGGAGAACCGGGGATGGTCCCCACACTCCTGGTGCCCCAGATTACAAGCTCCGAACTGGGCAGGCTGAGCTCCACCTGAGACCCCAAATGGCTGGTTCTGGTGCTGGTGGGTGGCCCTGTGCATCAGAGCCTGAAGGATCTGTTCCTGGATGTCTTTGTTAGGTGTTTCCCTTTGATGGTGCTGGAGCTCTGCCAACATACCTGCTCTTGTTCCAGGTATGGTGGAAGTGGACTGGCCTATGGATCCTTGCTGTTCAGATCTACTGTAGTCCTCCACACCACCAGTGTGTAGGTATTGGCTCTTATTCTCACCACTGGCTGTTCCTGCAGTGCTGTGTGACTTTATCGTCCCTTTGTCATcatgggagggtttggcctgggaCATCTGGACATCGGCCTTGGCCAGAGGCTTGGGGAGGATCTGTTCCAGAGGGACCTCTTTCCCCTGGAGGAGAGATGTGACCAGAGGGTTGTTGGCTGGGATAAAGTGGCTAGCCCTGGCTGCCATGGAACTTCCAGATACATACTGGCTcttcacaccacacacagatgAAGTGTAGCTAGAGGTTGACTGGGGACCTGGTGGGTATGACGTATGTTGAATGTTCCCATGTTGAGGTCCCATCAGAGAACCTGGGTTCATCAGACCATCGGAGTAGCCTCTCTGTTGGTCATCAGTGAGAGACGCTCTACCGGTGTTGGAGCTTCTTTGAGACAGGCTAAGGTCAAAGGGCACAGAGGAGCCTGATGATTGGACCGAACTGGAGTGGGCTGGTGTGGTGACTGCATCAGGTGATTGACAGGTAGATTGACCAGTGATGCTACTTACTGGCAGCCTGGTGGTTGACTGAGACTGGGTGGAGCAGGGGGGCCTGGAGTGGAGGGTCTGGGCTGAAGCTCTATGCTCTACAATGCCTCCTCCTGGTCCTGGGCCTGGTACTGCACCTTTAGAGGAGGAGCTGGCTGCAGCAGCTGCTGCTGCACGCTGGGCCCGGGCTAGCTGGGCTTTAGCCTTGATGTCAGCCAGAGTGCGAGCACCAGTGCGTCCGGGGCTGGGGCCAGGGCTGAGCGGGACAGGGGTCCTGGGGGACACCTGGGTTGGAGATGCAGGGACTGATAGGATTCGTGACACAGGAATCTGAAAAAGAAATTGAACAAGAAAGAACGCAAGCTTAACATGTGTGGGCCTTCCTGGTGTATGTATTCGTACCTGATGTTTTTAGTCACCACAAATAAATTTCAATATACAATATTTAATTGTTAAAAAAATTACTGTATTTACCTTAAGCGGAGGCACTCTCTGAGCTGTTGTTATGGTGGCTGCTGGAGAGGTTACCACAGATACGGTCGGTGGAGTGATGCGGGCCCTCTTCTCTGGAGTCAGCTCTACTTCCTGTTCACTG
This genomic stretch from Oncorhynchus kisutch isolate 150728-3 linkage group LG7, Okis_V2, whole genome shotgun sequence harbors:
- the asxl2 gene encoding putative Polycomb group protein ASXL2 isoform X3; translated protein: MQKAPSEQMLSKDPKRPKSKDNSYVPSTLPSDPSSPQPRCSSPSVPSSKLISPSQKHSKKALKQALKQQRNQRRQGGMPTTSSPRLLIKNVKDMADTIATKTDSCPASGTRKMSQRSSRLSARQLKRTKCAEIDVETPDSILVNTNLRALINKHTFSVLPTECQQKLLTLLPEVDQQACMDGLLKVTSSALNNEFFTSAAQSWKERLAEGEFTPELQLRMRQEIEKEKKVEYWKESFFESYYGENSGLSLEESKELLESGLSLELSATKPQLSPPTQPSPAGQALQDPKVPENCCHTRSSERRLRSSSLPINPTSKPIEPPSKPIEPPSKPIELSKPRPEPEPVHDESVPVPPIVPPVILPKNVQKTLEVEYPRHRTRSRGLSLPIMAVEAPVVRRQDVVDSTLMVTPLGEKQMEEEEQKLKEAQPETPQSPEIPQSSALESPPEVCSQTKLRSSLPSDLSKPEPLGLDEHSGERREDVAPERGASVSVTPVSTPLSTPVSTPLSTPVSTPLSTPVSTPVSTPISTTPSPEPLKRKSSSSEQEVELTPEKRARITPPTVSVVTSPAATITTAQRVPPLKIPVSRILSVPASPTQVSPRTPVPLSPGPSPGRTGARTLADIKAKAQLARAQRAAAAAAASSSSKGAVPGPGPGGGIVEHRASAQTLHSRPPCSTQSQSTTRLPVSSITGQSTCQSPDAVTTPAHSSSVQSSGSSVPFDLSLSQRSSNTGRASLTDDQQRGYSDGLMNPGSLMGPQHGNIQHTSYPPGPQSTSSYTSSVCGVKSQYVSGSSMAARASHFIPANNPLVTSLLQGKEVPLEQILPKPLAKADVQMSQAKPSHDDKGTIKSHSTAGTASGENKSQYLHTGGVEDYSRSEQQGSIGQSTSTIPGTRAGMLAELQHHQRETPNKDIQEQILQALMHRATHQHQNQPFGVSGGAQPAQFGACNLGHQECGDHPRFSAGFPGRKRMSRPAMSGHYLLNVSTYGRGSESSKRFHPLTTVNTSLTPLANLKREHIGGERLANEVEESVENKSHSHSNPAGVKMEEQGFSVTKMDEALGFQHCSRIMSPSVGGCIPEQEDNSSAGTDRDSGTSARAKETKPFTQSQSQHRRHPELCNTKQGGHSEQYRLSVSPHVGTMDPTHPSTHQRPSAFQTQRPPIDNQESILGSCYGGTISMSVPHALNHNAAASGTASSSSPSVSGSGGDSGSGTGSVMSFSVTVTTIPAGHPLDHSSQGEGSPEQGFMEGSGIEDVQSKCYCRLKAMIMCKGCGAFCHDDCIGPSNLCVSCLVVR